Genomic segment of Arachis hypogaea cultivar Tifrunner chromosome 11, arahy.Tifrunner.gnm2.J5K5, whole genome shotgun sequence:
CTacgaggattaatggactaagaaagcaatagtcaattgattattctattcagacaataaaaaatttaggGTTTCAAGAACAATTGCATAGAAACAGTGAATTGAATAAGGCAAACAGTAAttggttaagaaaataatatgagTAAAAGAGTTAAGATTTCAGAGatgttaaatttttgaaaaaatgcttTTCACTTTCTACCTTAATCATACAAGATGTCCTTATggcaaataataaataatcaaattctcATTCTTTGATAATTCAATTTCTCTAGTCCTAataaattatcaatttcttgattAATTGATTTTGATAAGAGATTAAATGCTTTCACTGATTTAAAAAATCATACAATTCCTAAGAACTAAACTTAGTTGATTCAATGTCACTTATCAAGTCTAAGTTCAAAACCTAAGAATTATGAGAGggagttttcaagcttaattcaaaTAATTAACTCTTCCAAGATATTAAGAGAATTCAAGTCAAATTTAGAATTGTCTCTCAACACATTCAAACCCgttagatgaagaacgaaaattctTTTTTAAGAAAGCATCAATGCATTAGTCAAATATAAACAAGTTATAACATTAATCTATTAGAATcaatagagctcctaactttaatcGAGGAGTTTAGTAACCCATGCTTCAAAAgaaaacctaaaattataaattgtaaaaactatcgaagagaagagaaaaggcaTCCTCCCACGTATGTGGTTCCTCTCCTTATATATGTTTACCTCAAacctcaaattcaaaatttaaaacagaattaaattaaaatagaatcaaaTCTAACTAACTAATATTTTCCTTCTCAAGTCAAGCTTTACATCCTTCTCCAATTGATCCTCAATCAATGCTAGATGACATGGGTCTTGTGCCtaatcttcactccttcatttaaAGCTTAAAGGCTTGGAAATTAGTGAGAAGAATCAAGAAGTCCTGGAGAGTGGAAGGCCCATGCGTTGAATACAAGAAGACACGTCCAACGTGGGGTTGAAATTGATCACTGGAAGTGCCTTGATTAAAGGCAAATTAGACGTTCCTCCTAGCATGTTGGATGTGGCCTTAGAGATGAGCCACTGAAGGTGCCTTGACAATAGCACGTTCGACGCATAGTTGCTCACATTGGACACAAGCTTGGAGATAGTCACTGGAGGTGCCTTGGCAATGGCACGTTGGACGTGCCATCTTGCATGTTGAACGTGAGCCTTGAGAGCTTGTTAGTGCGTGGACATACCTCCATGCATGTTGGACTCAAGGGAGAAGTGATCCCCCTGGGAGGGAGCTCCAATGGCACATTAGACGTGCCTCTAGCTTGGGTTGCACGTGAGGTTGGCTTTCTTAGAGACAAGTTGGACGTGccttccttaagttggacgtgaGGATGGTGGCAAGTCCCTGGAGAGGGCTTCAAGAGGCACGTTGGACGTGCAGCCCCTCATGTTGGACGGGAGGTGAGTGTGGTTGCTTTCAACGCGGGAAAAAGTGATGTTAGACTCAGGTCCAGCATATATATTTCTAGGGTaatgctaggtagacaaaaaaaaacagccagaacttgtcttatttaattaattatcgcaacaattaatgaatgctaaataaggcaagttttcgCTGTTTTtggctaaataaggcaagttatgttagaaagctctgaatgttagcatTCTAACGGAACCACTTCATTTGGATCTTTAAAGTTCAAGTCATGCTCGATAGAGTGTGCATAGATCACGTTAGACGTAGATACCTCACATTGGGCGTGAGCTGTTTTCAACGCCGAAAGGAGAGGGTCGTTCAAGGACCAAACTGAacgtccactatagactattatatatcgttgtaaagttttggaagttagctttctaatatCACTGAAACCGCTTCATTTGaatctctataactcaagttatccTTGCTGAAGTATGAAGAGATCAGGGTTGCAATTTATCTTTGAATTTCCGTGGCTTGTTTTCAACTCTTGCTTCCCTAAAATGTTACTTCCTCTTGCTTGCCATCTTCCTTGTTTCTCCCAAAGATTTCTTTGATTGTCCATCTTCTCTTttattcttgtctaaaatctttcAACAACTCTCTACACAAATCAAAGCACAAGACAACTCCACGAAACCTTGATTACAGCACACAAATCTCAATTAAGAATAAGAAAAACACTAACTTTATTCAaacaattaataactaaaaaaactaAAGATGCTCATTGATTAGTAGCAGaattttatatacacataatatagTTGTATCAAATTAATTATACATTTCATAGCTAAAAATAGTAATtaatccaaattaaaaatttaaaaatttagatgttcattcaaaattcaataaaattcaattaaatataaCAAGTAGATAATGATTTAGAGTTAATTATATGTAAAATTCAATCATTATTGtaactatatatataaattagagaTAATTATTTTGTTGATTCAAATTATAATAGCTAGTACTAATAGGTACTAATAtgctttttaattcattttttataaattaaatatgaataataataacaaatattttttataaatggtattttaaaaaaattgtgtagTAAATTTCTTCCCATCccctattatataaaaaataataataataacatatttattaataataatattttattttttaatattttatcacataatataaaatatttaatttaaaccattttatatattctatgattaataataaaatatgtaaaataaataaaatttattacatcaacataaatatatattttaaatattccaaagtattttttcaaaaactcattccAATGAATATATGGTGTTGAGAACTTTGGCGAGAATTCAGCTACTTCATTAGTTATTATCATCTTTGGGATAAACTTGGGTATGGGAATAGCAAACTTGTCCTAAAGTTAACACATTCCCTAGAAAATCTCCTGAACCAACACCTGTCTTATGGCACAACAATCAGCAACCAATGGAAAGTGCATTATATAAAGAACCAAAATACAAGAGTTTCTTCATTATTAGcaaggaaatcaaagatggaGGCTCAATTGCGCAAAGAAACAAGCACACAAGGAGAATCTGGAAAACAAAGCATTGAAGGGCTTTCATTTAAGGACAGCCCCTATCTTCAATACAAGGATTTGGAAGACTATAAGCGTCAGGGGTATGGGACACAAGGCCACATGGAACCAAAGCAGGGTCGTGGTGCTGGTGCCACTGAGGCACCCACTCTCTCTGGGGCCCAGGTTTCTTCTGAGGCCCAATTTGCTGCTACCGAAGCCATTAGTGGTGGAGGAATCCTTAAGTGATGCAATATATTTGagaaattcactttgcatgataTGATATATCACATTGACCAATCTTCATTGCTAATACATAATTGTATTACACTTAATTTATTGGTGATCGAGGTGTGACACAACCGAATATACGATGCAACTAGTTCTTGAATTTTTCTAGTTTATGATTTTGTTGTATGCCTTGTATTCCTAAGTGCATTATGTGCTTTTAGAATTAGTGTATAGCAACCTTGTATCTGCCAAGTAACTTAGTAAGCTGTCCGATTATCTATATAATCCCTTGTCAAATTTATACTCTCTTTGTTAGGAGGCAGGATAATTTTGGATTGGTGAGATACCATAGAAGTAGCCAAATTAAAACAATACTTTATATGATTGATAAATACCGAGTATCTAGTCGATTATATTTATATTGTTACTATGTTGTCTCTGGATCAGTTTTGCATTTAGTCCCAAATCAAGACGTTCGTTTTAGATAATTGAATAATGAATTTAGTTTCATACACTTATTTTCTCTGCATAGTTTCCCCCTCGATAAGAACTAACGATAAGTGAGATCTGTCCTCCCCTCTAAACAACCCTGTTTGGCTTATATCTTAagtttattttggtgtgcaaaatTAAGATGCGCAGTACTCCAACTAGGATTGTTTGGTTTGAAATCTAGTAATTGGTTAAAGTTGATTAATCTAATAtcccaaaattaattttgataaagcTATATAAAACTACCTTTTTATTTTCGGCGAAGACTTTGCAAATACCGTAAGAACAATTATTCCAACCAACCTTCAACCCAAAAGACCAAGTACTCTAATCTGATCTCTCATTAggaaacgccagcttttatttaAAAGACAAGTTAAtcagaccctaacttttactctcTCTAATCAAATCAGATTAGAGAAGGCCAGCTTTTATTTATAAGACACAAATTAATCAGaccaattttcaaaattattttccatgtttttttttttttttgttaaaataaaattgtttCAAATGTTATTAATGACAcccaagaaataaataaatagagataAATCGCAATTGATTTAGGAATGTTGTAAAGCAAGAATAAGAATCAACATAACAAAATTGTAGTCAAACATATACCAATGATGAATGGTATTGAGCAAAAACATTCGATGTTAGATTCATCATTCTATCGACTCAACTACGAGGCAAAATttcaattcaaaactaaaatttgAATTGACATAATAGAATAAGTTTTGGAACTTAAACTGAGAAGTTACTAGAAAATATATGCAAGTATCAAAGCTAAATGTATGATTTCATTGATTAAACAATTCAACACCATTGCAATGCATTCCCAAcaatatttactttcttgccctcTTTTTTATGGAGGCTACCATTTTATTGAGCATATTGATTTCAAAATCCTTCTTACTCGATTCTACCCTCAAAGACTCGATGTCAAGATCCTTCTGTTTCAGCTGTTCCCTCAAAGATTCAATCTCTGACTCGCTTTCCTTCAATCGTTCATTCAGGGCTTCAATCTCCTTCAACTGGGTGTCATTGTCACACTTTGATTTCTTGGAAACATGGACTTCATCGTCCGTTTGTAAACCTCTCTTCAACGCAACAGAGTCACGAGGCTCACGTGTCATCATCTTCCGAACGAAAATACTTGCAGTCATACCTGTATCTAGCTGAAATTTGACAAGCTTCTGCGGAATCCCATTTGAATCCTAACAACAAGCAAATATGTCACTGGTACAGGATTGATCGAAAGGGAACTCAGCTTTCCAGAAAGTGCATGAATATGTATTCATAATACGGTCTCCTAATAAGCCTCCTAAATACTAAATGAATGAAAAAATAGATGCAATCAATGACTTGGATtattaaaaagtaattaattCTTTCTTTCTCCACTCAATGATTAGGAGGATGTTTAGGAAAATTGAATCGGAGGATAAATCATTTCTCATAACAAAAACATGTCAAGAAAAAATTTGTGCAGAAAACTATATCAATTTCCAGGATAGGGTTATTTACTCCAACAAATCCAAAATATTTCGATTCATTTATCATTGTAGAGAATGCAAACCACACCTAAGCATTAGTTTTCCCCGGCCAATTACAAACGGAAATTAATTACATCAAATTGCACCGATAAATATACCTTTAATTCAGTGCCTTGGATACATTCATAGGCATTGTGTGCTTCCACTGGATTCTTAAATATAGCAAAGGCGGAGTATTTATTTCCTTGTCCTGCTTTCTTGGAAGGCTGCAGCAAATTTTACAAAACTCCAGAAAAAGAGATCTATGCTTTTCGAATAAATATGAATGAACCTCTTCTTTAAAAAGTCGAGACAACTATAGACCAACTCTACCTTCACTTCTATTGTGTAGTCTCCAGGAAGAACTTTATCCAGTGTTTCGCTGTTCACAGTAATTGGTATCTTATGAAGCAGCAGCTTTGCCATCTCACTTTCAGAAACCTAAAATTAGAGAAAATTAGTTAAAGACACCATCAGTACAGTATAGAACAGGTGATGTATTCGTAATCTTACTGGCTCTTGAAGTTGAACCGGAAAATCTTTATCAACACCATGCTTGATCCTTGCAAGAAAAAGTTTCATTGCTGCACGTGCATCATCTAGACAATTATGTGGAGCTCCATCTTTTCGAACTTCATAACCTAACACAGTCTGTCACAATAATTGTTTGAGAAACTACAAATGTTAGACCAATatttgcttcttcatttttcccATTATTTGATCAGATGAATTAATTTAGTGCAATATCCTAAATTTCAAAGGAATGAATTCCTCCAAAGGAGTGAATAGCTGGTCATAAATTCATAATGCCACATATTAAAGTAGTTTATAGCTGGCAAGCAGTATAGAAGGTTAACATAAGCAAATAAACAATTCGCTACTTGCCTTGCACAAATTATTTAAAGAAGGTCTCCTGTGAAGTGATCCATCTGAGGATTGGAAGATATATGCAGTATCAACCACTCTAACATGATATACCTTCAGCACTGCAAACAAGAAcagttaataaataaaaattaaacagtaatacacataaaaaattaaaaataaaacagaacCAAGATAAATGACTTCAACAGAAGGTATTCAAAAACAAACGGTAGGCCAAGAAACAAATCCAGAAAAAATGTGATTGTGACATTTACCACGGAGATCATTATGCAAACTGTGTCCCACTAATATGGCTCCATTTGCTAACAACTTCTTCATGGATTTCTATGAAACACCAGCACTTATTTTCATGACTTATATCAGTAATACAGGATAACCACAATTGAACTACAAAATACCTGTATATCAGATAAGGAGCATGTGACTGCCTCTAGATCTTGAGAAGAAACACCAGTAATCTCTGTTCTATAGTCTACAATTTCTTTCTCCGGTTTCACAAGTTCATTTAGCTTGACCTGAAATTTCATGAAAATTATCTCCGTCACAAAGATCAGAAGTCATTTTTAAGACAATTATCTGGAGTGTGGAGCctcaattatttttctttgtaatttcttttgtttctttctctaTTCTGTGTCTTTTTGTGGAAAGGGGGATGCGGGTAGGATTGGAGAATAACCAAGTACAACTAACAACGGGAAAACTTACCTCTAAATTATGGTCTACCACACATACTTTTACTAATGCTTCAGTCCCATCTTCACAGAGAACCATTTCACAATCAACAGCAAACATTTCAGTTGACTTCATTATCTTTTTTTTCCTAAGGTTTAAAATTATCCATCCCttcaattcaataataaaaaagcaAGTTAGAAATCATACAGTCCAATCCATATATTTCTATAACTGAAGTAGAACATGCCTAAATGGTCCATTAAACTAGTAGAAAGATACATGGGTATCACaagtattaataaaaaatatgagtTAGTGCGAAATCAAGGTCACGAGAAATAATCTTTATATTGCAATATTCTCGCAAGATATCCAAGGCTTCTCCAGTTTCTTCTCAACCAAATGGAAGGTCCTTGCATATTTCAAGTTTGGACCGTCATCTAAAAGATATGTATTAAGCTGTTATATTGCACACTTCTCATGTTTCTTAAAATCTTCATGTGCAATTATTCATTCAAAGAATTGAGAATAGTTGAATAACTGAAACAGTGACATGAAAGGCAAGaaaacccttcattttcacatggTGACCAGCTTCATGTTTACGCGGTGCACACATTCAACATCTATTGCATTATGTATATGCACAAAGGCTGACCAAACATATCAAAGCATAGATAGTACAACAAACCTCATCAATTGATGGAAATGAATAATCCAATGGATACAAGGGGTGCTGAAGAGTTAGTTGGACTAGACTCTGTTCTGCCAACACCATAAAGATTATAAAATTATACAGAATCATCAAGAAATGTAAAGGTTTAAAAGAAATAAACACCATTAAACTGTAAAGCAGCAGCCGTACGCAAAACCTTTGTTGTTGGACTTGAAAAAGATGCACATTCCATTATCAAAACTCAAACCATAGAAAGAATGGGAAGAAAAATTAGCAGCATATCATACTTCAATATTTTTGTTGTATCTTAGATAAAACATACTATGCCACTGTCAACTAGAATTCATAATATCTTGAAACTTAGATTCTGCATCCATTTGATTGAAGCAAAAAGGTTAAAGGTACAGTTTGACAATGGTATGATGCATTGATGCTTTagacaatataaattataatgCAGTAAAACAACAATTGACACAATCATAAGTACCTAACtcgtagtattttttttaataatgacaaataaataaaattaaggtACACACAAATAAGTATTTAGAAGAAGGTTTTATTGTATGAAATTCAATAAGTTTAACCGTTtgcagaaacaagttacaagggTGATATGCAGGCAG
This window contains:
- the LOC112720659 gene encoding small RNA degrading nuclease 1, producing the protein MDEKFDTADKKVLVDIVKLAQKRGLKGELGEWKEFLNSHDKKFGAGVSDPSKRSHEILAAFLKTFSNEDDLKFFDNILRHHSNQYLLDQLKDNSHDSPYQSLVQLTLQHPLYPLDYSFPSIDEGWIILNLRKKKIMKSTEMFAVDCEMVLCEDGTEALVKVCVVDHNLEVKLNELVKPEKEIVDYRTEITGVSSQDLEAVTCSLSDIQKSMKKLLANGAILVGHSLHNDLRVLKVYHVRVVDTAYIFQSSDGSLHRRPSLNNLCKTVLGYEVRKDGAPHNCLDDARAAMKLFLARIKHGVDKDFPVQLQEPVSESEMAKLLLHKIPITVNSETLDKVLPGDYTIEVKPSKKAGQGNKYSAFAIFKNPVEAHNAYECIQGTELKDSNGIPQKLVKFQLDTGMTASIFVRKMMTREPRDSVALKRGLQTDDEVHVSKKSKCDNDTQLKEIEALNERLKESESEIESLREQLKQKDLDIESLRVESSKKDFEINMLNKMVASIKKRARK